The DNA segment TGCGCATCGACGATGGGCATTGCGGCGATGCGTGCCTCCAATTCCAACAGCTTGCCGGCAGAACCGGTCATATCAAACCGATCCTTACGGGAGGTTGTGGATGTGGCGGAACGTTTGCCTCCCGGCAAGCCAGAGCGTGTCACCAGACCACTGTCTCCCGTACCCTTCAGATTACTGCTGGAGAGACTATTGATTTCAACCGCCATGGCTTATCCTCGTTTACTTGTCGCTTACTCTAAATATCGACTTCCGGCACTGTTACTTTAGTTGCTGACTCCCTTACTCGAGAGTTAGATTCCCCGGGAATCAGCCTCAAATTGTGTTCAGTCCACCCTTACCAGCCCTTCCGAGATGACTCGTGCTTGCAGCTTTTTCTTCGATTTTACATTCATCACCGGTATCAAGTCGCCCGGATTACCGTTTTTCATCGCCTTGCCCTGCATGCGCACTTCGATGCTGCCCGCGGCCGCCAGTATGGTGACCTGTTCACCCCGTGCGACGGTCTTTTGCACCACCAGCAATGAAGGTGTAACGACCTTGCCCCTGCGGAGTGTGCGCTTCAGCGTCCGGCCGACGATCTCATCGACGGATTCATAATAACCTCTAAGCAGGTGAGTGGTATCTGAAATTTCCAGTTTCACGTCGGCTTTGGTGATTGCCTGGCCTCTGGCCAGATCCCGGGTCGCGATCACCACCGGTAATTCGAGACCGACCTTGGCGGAGACATACAGCGACCAGGGTGCCGGGCTCTCGCAGCGAACACCCACCGAGGTACGCCCCATTTTACTCCCGCCGGGTGGACTGAAGGTCTGCAATGGGCTATCGCATTGGCTCAGTTTGAGGCGGTGATCCAGGGGTGTAATGACAATCTTTGCATGGCTGTTCTGCTTCGCCACGCTTTGCAGCAGATACTCCTTGACCGCATCGGCGATTGAGTCATGGGACTGATGGAGCCCATTCGCCCCGTGACTGATTGCTGTGGCCGTGAACAGGAGCATTGCCAGCAGTGTCTCAATTATCACTTTTTTCCGTAGCATGATCTTGGTCTCTCGATTGATTGCTTAAATTATATGCAATCACCATGCCGTGATATTTGGCAGTGTAAATCGGACTATGGCTCGCAGCACTAAAGGTCACTCCGTTAAAGCCGCCATACTCTATGTAATGAACTTCTCGAACTACGGGGTGGAAAAACCATGGCTGGCGTCTTGGACAATGTCGATTTACGAACCAAACTAGCCGGACAGAACCGATTGGAATTGTTGCTTTTTCGGTTGCAGGGACGCCAGGTCTTCGGCATTAATGTGTTTAAAGTGAAAGAGGTCGTACAGTGTCCTCATCTCACAGAATTACCTGGTTCCAACCCGGTTATTCGTGGTGTCGCCTCTCTCAGGGGCAACAATATACCGGTGATGGATCTGAGTAACGCCATAGGCGGCCCAAGGATGGAGAAAGCAACGGACTATTTCATCATCATTACCGAATACAATCGTCGACAGCTCGCCTTTCTGGTTGGCAGTGTCGAACGTATTGTCAACACTCACTGGGAGGATATTCTGCCCCCACCTAAGGGATTGGGACGCAGCAGTTATATGACTGCAGTCACCGAAATCGATGATATGCTGGTTGAAATCATCGATGTGGAGAAGGTACTCAGTGAAGTGTTGGGTATCGATGAGGATTTGACTCAGCCTGTGGAGGAGACAGGTGCAGATCTGAGCAAGTTGAAGATTCTGGTGGTTGACGACTCAATGGTGGCACGCAATCAGATCAAAAAGGTCTTGAATGAGATAGGCATAGAGGCGGTGCTGGCGAAAGATGGCAGCGAGGCGCTGAATCTGCTTCTTAAGTGGTCGGAAGAGGGTAACTTAAATGATTGGTTGGCAATGGTAATTTCCGATATTGAAATGCCGCAAATGGACGGCTACTCGCTGGTGACGGCGATACGGGACAATCCCAAACTGTCAGATCTGTATGTCATCCTGCACTCTTCATTGAGTGGCGTATTCAATGAGAGCATGGTGAAAAAAGTAGGCGCCGATCATTTTCTCGCCAAGTTCATGCCGGATGAATTGGTCAGCCGCGTCACCGAGCGTATAAAGTGCTTGGCCTAACTGTTTTACCTGAATAAATAAGCTAGAAATAAAAAAATGTATCATCGGTCAGCCAGCATATCACCGGCGGAGTATGAGTCGTTCAAGTCTTTTCTCCAGCAGGCATGTGGAATTTTGCTGGGTAGCGGAAAGGAGTATCTGGTCTCCAGTAGATTGAATAGTATAATAAAAGAGGCGCAGGTCGATTCTCTGGGCGCCTTGATGGATCTGATTCGATCACCAGCCCATACACGCCTGAAGGTGAAGGTCATCGATGCCATGACCACCAATGAAACCTTCTGGTTTCGGGATATTGGCCACTACATTTTGTTGAAAGAGACCATTCTGCCTGATCTGAATCAGCAACGAGGCGGTTCGATACGTATCTGGTCAGCTGCCTGTTCGAGTGGTCAGGAGCCTTACAACATCAGCATGATCACACAGGAGTTTCAAACCTTGAAACCCTCGGCCAGGCCGGTGCAGGTTGTCGCTACCGATATCTCGAGCAAGATGCTGGATGAGGCGCGCGCAGGTGTCTACTGTGGTCTCGCAGTTGAACGGGGCCTTACCCAGGAACAAAAAAACAGGTTCTTCCTGCCCAAAGAGCGCTGTCTCGAAGTAAAGCCTGAGATCAAGCGCCGGGTCAGTTTCAGTTCCCTGAACCTGGCTAGCAGCTATCACGGCCTGGGAAAATTCGATGTCATTTTCTGCCGTAATGTACTCATCTACTTCTCCAATGAATTGAAGCGAGATATTGTCGACCGGATGGCTAACGCATTGAATCCAGGAGGCTATCTGTTTCTGGGGTCCACCGAATCGATCAACCAGCTGACCGATCGTTTTGAGATGAAGGTGGGTCACGGCGGCATCTCATATCGTTTGAAGTCCTAAACGGCAAAGCTTGCCGTGATGCGGCACCCCCTTGCCGCACTCCTGGCGTAAAAAGTCCCTTTCCCCTCCCAATACAGCAGCGAACAGGTTTGGCACGCTCCCTGCATCTTCAGTGGCAAAGAGAGCTGTGGAGCTATCCATGAACTTCGACGATCTGTTTGGAATACATGAAAGGGCATTGGTGCTGCGTTCGCAGCGAGCCGAGGTCCTTGCCGCGAATCTGGCGAATGCCGACACACCCGGTTACAAGGCCCGGGATTTCGATTTCAAGGCACTTCTAAACAGTGAAATGAACAGTTCTACTCGTCTGAGGACCACTGACAATCAACATATTCAGCCTGAATCAGGTCCTGTGCCTCCATCACAACTGCTCTACCGTACCCCTATGCAGCCATCACTGGACGGCAATACGGTGGATACCGAGCGGGAGCATGTGGCCTACAGCAGCAATGCGGTTGAGTATCAGGCGAGTCTAAGCTTCATCAACAGCAAGATCAGTGGCATACGCAAAGCAATCAAGGGTGAATGAGCATGTCTCTCTTCAAAATATTTGATACGGCTGCATCGGGTATGAGCGCACAGAGTCTGCGTCTCAATCTCGTCTCCAGCAATATGGCCAACGCCGATGCAGTGAGCAGCAGTCTCGATCAGACCTATCGCTCCAGACAGCCGGTATTCCAGACCCTGCTGGACCAGTCCAATCCGGATGCGGCAGCGAGTGGTGTGCGGATGGCGGGGGTTGTGGAAAGTCAGGCGCCCCTGGTGCAGGAGTACGCACCCGATCACCCCCTTGCCAACGAGGAGGGTTATATCTTTCGTCCGAACGTAAACATGGTTGAGGAGATGGCGAACATGCTCTCCGCTTCACGCTCCTATCAGGGGAATGTGGAAGTGGCTAACTCAGCCAAACAGCTACTGCTCGCCACCCTTCGCATGGGCCAGTAAGGAGATAACCATGACAGCCATCACCAGCCAATACGATCTGTATGAAGATATCGGTCTGACCAACAACAGCATTCAAGAGGAAAAGCAGCAGGGTCAGCTGGGACTGGAGGACTTCATGCAACTCCTGGTCACAGAGTTGACCCATCAAGACCCTTTCAAACCGATGGAAAACTCGGAAATGGCGACCCAGGTATCCCAGTTTGCCACGGTATCCGGTATCGATGACTTAAATAGCTCGTTCAATGAACTGCGCGCTGCGCTGACTTCCGATCAGGCCCTACAAGCGGCAACCCTGGTGGGTCATGATGTGTTGGTTGAGAGCAGTGTCGGTGCGTTAACGAGTGGAGAGCCGTTGCAGGGCAGTGTCGTGCTTCCCTCGTCGGCAACCAATGTGCGGGTGATGATTACCAGTCAGTCCGGTGAACTGGTGCGTGAATTACAACTCGGTACCCACGAGGCCGGTCAGGTCGCCTTCAGTTGGGACGGTTATGACGATGCCGGCGACTATGTGGGTGACGGACTCTATCAGGTGAGTGCGATTGCCAATGTGGATGATGCTGAGATGGCCCCCAGCACCCTGGTATCCGCAGAGGTGGAGAGTGTCAATCTGGGTGGGTCAGGGGGTATTCAGCTCAACCTGAGTGGCCTTGGTCAGATCTCCATGAATGACGTGGCACAGATTCAATAGAACATCAGCAGCAATGCTGTCAGCGTTGCTTGCATACAGTGAAGAGACAGGAGAACAGAGATGGCATTTCGTATAGCGCTTAGTGGATTGGATGCGGCATCCACCGACCTTGATGTGACTGGGCACAATATCGCCAATGCGAGCACAGTCGGTTTCAAGGAATCCCGTGCCGAGTTTGCCGATATCTATGCAAATTCCATCAGTGATGTCAGTAGTTCAGTACCGGGAAGGGGCGTTCGCGTCACCCGGGTTGCACAACAGTTTGCCCAGGGCAGCACTGAATTTACTTCCAACAACCTGGATCTGGCGATCAACGGAGAGGGTTTCTTCGTGATGGAGGATTCCGCCGGTGACACGACCTATACCCGAGCCGGCGCCTTCAGCGTGGACCGGGATGGCAACGTGGTTGATCATACCGGTGCCAGGGTGCAGATCTTTCCCCGTATCGGCACCACCGGAACCCTGTTCAACACCGGTGATACCAGTGATCTGAATCTACCCGTGGTCTCCGGTACGCCACAGGCCACCAGCGATATCGATGCGACCCTCAATCTGAGCGCGGCGGAACAACCGCCGGTGGTCACTCTCGATCCGACTGCGCCTACCTTTACCTTTCCGCCGGATCCGCAGAGCTACAATCACTCCACCGCGACCACGATCTATGATTCCCTGGGAACCGCGCATACCACAACCATGTTTTACAGCAAGGTGGCGGACAATCAGTGGAACGTCTTTACCTTCGTGGACGGGGTGAATGTCACCGTGGGTGGTAACGCCTTCGCGGACGTTCAATTCACTACCGCGGGTGCCCTGGATACCGGTGTAGGGGATGTGGATGCCTTGGGTAACGTGGCCATCGACACCTTCAACCCGGGTGGCGGCGCTGCGGATATCACCACCCTGACCTTTGATTACAGTGCAACCACCCAATTCGGTTCAGGCTTTTCTGTGAATGAGTTGAGTCAGGATGGTTTTACCTCGGGCCGTCTGAGCGGTGTGGACGTGGATGGCACCGGGGTGGTATTTGCCCGCTTCACCAACGGTCAATCAGAACCTTTGGGTAAGATTGCAATGGCCCGCTTCAGTAATAACCAGGGGCTGCGCCAGATTGGCGATACCAGCTGGGCAGAGTCTTTCGCCTCCGGCGACGTGCAGTTGGGTGAGGCCGGTACCAGCAGTTTCGGTCTGATTCAGTCCGGTGCGCTGGAGAACTCAAACGTCGATCTGGCCAAGCAGTTGGTCAATCTGATTACCGCACAACGTAACTTCCAGGCCAATGCGCAGGTCATCACCACTGCGGATGCCGTTACCCAGACAGTCATCAATATCCGTTAAGAAGGCTGGGTAGTCGCCACTTCTGTCCTCAGTGTACGGGGGACGGGAGGGGCGATTTTTTCTGAAGAGTTTTGAGTTATAAGTTTTTAGTTTTTAGTTAGTAGGTTCGCTACTCTCATTTTTTTCTTCCATCACCTAACTCAAAACTCAAACAGTTGGTTTGTTTCTTGCAGTGTTTCAGTAAAAGCCATAGCGCGAACTGAATCAAAGAACAGGAGCAACCCATGGATCGCATGCTTTACGTCGCCATGAGCGGGGCAAAAGAGACCTTGATCGCCCAGGCCAGTAACTCCAATAACTTGGCCAATGTGAATACCCCGGGCTTCATGGAAGACCTCAATCAATTCCGCAGTATGCCTGTGTTTGGCCAGGGATACCCGACCCGGGTCTACGCCCTGGATGAGCGCCCGAATATCAATTTTGACAAAGGCAGCATCCAGTCCACCGGTAATCCTCTCGACCTGGCGGTGAAGGGCGATGGCTATTTTGCGGTGCAGGTAGCCGATGGTTCTGAGGCCTATACCCGGCGCGGCGACCTGAGGGTGGATGCCAATGGACTGGTAACCAACGGCCAGGGTTTGCCGCTGATCGGCAATGGCGGACCGATTGCATTGCCGCCCTATGAGCGCCTGGAGATCGCCCCAGACGGCACCATTACCGTATTGCCTGAGGGCGCTACCCCGGAGGCGCTGGCGATTATCGACCGTATCAAGATGGTCAATCCTGATGCGGAGCAGTTGATCAAGGGGGAAGATGGCCTGCTACGACTGCAGGATGGTGAAGAGGCGGACGCGGATGCCGCGACTGAGCTGGTATCCGGTGCCCTTGAGAGCAGCAACATCAATGTGGCGGACAGCCTGGTCACCATGATCGAGCTGTCACGTAAATTTGAAATGCAGGTCAAGATGATGAAGACCGCTGAGGATCTGGACAGCGCCTCGGCCAAGCTCATGAGCATGAGCTGATGTTGGCAAGTAAATTGCTGATATAGATATTAGAGAGAGGCGTTGCACGGCAACGCATGACTAACCAGATTAATCAATTACGAGGAAGAGACTATGTACCCGGCACTCTGGATCGCAAAAACCGGATTGGACGCGCAACAGACCAACATGTCTGTGATATCCAACAATCTCTCCAACGTAAATACCACCGGTTTCAAACGGGACCGGGCCGTATTCAACGACCTGATCTATCAGAACCTGCGTCAGGTGGGTGCTCAATCCTCCGAGAATACCGAGTTGCCTTCCGGCTTGATGGTGGGCACCGGTGTACGGGTGGTGGCGACCCAGAAAGAGCATAGTCAGGGCAATATCGTTCAAACCGGAAACTCATTGGATGTGGCCATCCAGGGCAAGGGTTATTTTCAGGTCCTGCATCCGGACGGCAATATCGTCTACACCCGTGACGGCACCTTCAGCCTCACCGCCGACGGCAACATCGTGACGCCTAACGGTTATGAGTTGCAGCCGGCGATGACCGTACCCAGCAACGCCACCAGCCTGACCATCGGCTCCGATGGCGTGGTCTCGGCACTGGTATCGGGCAACAACACACCGACCCAGATCGGACAGGTCGAGCTGGCCTATTTCGTCAATCCACAGGGCTTGGAACCGATCGGTGACAACCTCTATCGTGAGACCAATGCCAGCGGTGGCGTGAGTACCGCGATACCGGGTACCGATAGCACCGGTACCCTGATCCAGGCGGCACTCGAGAGTTCGAATGTGAATGTGGTGGAGGAGCTGGTCAATATGATAGAGACCCAGCGCGCCTACGAGATGAACTCCAAGGCCATCTCCACCACTGATGAGATGCTCTCCTATGTCAATCAGCAACTCTAACGGGAGTCACTCTGATGGATAGATTCCGCAACAGCATATTGATCATGATCATGACCTTACCGTTGTTGGCGGGTTGCTATAGCACAACCCCGACCCGGGATGCAGCCTATGCACCGATTCGACCGGTCATGCCGCCGCCCGCGCCAAGGGGCAATGGCGCTATCTACCAGGCGGGTTACGAACAGGCCTGGTTCGAGGATATCCGGGCCCGGCGAGTCGGCGATCTGTTGACCGTGAATCTGGTTGAGAGTACCCAGGCGAATAAATCGGCCACCACCTCTACGGCGAAAAGCAGCAGTAACAGTATCACCAATCCCACCCTGTTTGGTCAGTCGATGCAGTTCAACGTACCCGGCTTCGTACCGGTTCCCAACAACAAGGACGTGGGGCTCGGTTTCAGTCTCGATTCGACCCACGATTTCAGTGGCGACGGCAGTGCCACCCAGAGCAATGCCCTGAATGGCAGTATCACTGTCTCGGTGATCGAGGTACTGCCGAACAACCATCTCTACGTGCGGGGTGAAAAGCGTATCGGCATCAACCAGGGCACCGAGTATGTCCGCCTGTCGGGCATCGTTCGGCCCAGGGATATCACACCGGGAAATACCGTTGATTCCACCCGCATCGCCGATCCCACCATTACCTATGTGGGTGAAGGCGCCTTGGCGGATGCCAACTCCATGGGATGGTTGGCCCGTTTCTTTAACAGTGTGCTCTCGCCCTTCTGAGGTGTCATGCAATGAACGTCATCGTACACAAAGTTATCATCGCGTTATCGATCTTCCTGTTGGCAAGCCAGGCCGTATGGGCGGAACGGATCAAAGACCTGGCCTCGATCCAGGGTGTGCGCACCAATCAACTGATCGGATATGGTCTGATCGTGGGCCTTGACGGTACCGGCGATAAAGATACCGATTCGCCCTATACCATCAACAGCCTCAAGAACTTGCTCTCCCAATTGGGTGTGCAGATACCCGATGGTGTGAATATCAAGCCGAAGAACGTTGCTGCCGTGATCGTGCATGGCGACCTTCCCCCATTCAGCAAGGTGGGTCAGAAGATCGATGTCACGGTTTCATCACTTGGCAATGCCAAAAGCCTGCGTGGCGGTACCCTGTTGATGACGCCACTGAAAGGTGCTGATGGTAAGAATTACGCCTTGGCTCAGGGCAACCTGGTGGTGGGCGGTCTCAGTGCAGAGGGGTCTGATGGCTCCAAGCTGACGGTGAATATACCCAGTGCAGGACGCATCCCCAACGGTGCTACCGTGGAACGTGAAGTACCGAATGACTTCAACCAGGCGGCTTTGTTGACCCTCAATCTTAACGACGGGGATTTCACCACCGCCATGCGGGTGGCCGAATCGATCAATCTCACCATCGGCCCGGGTACGGCAAAGGCCGTTGACGCCACCTCGATTCGGGTCAACGCTCCCATCGATCCTGGACAAAAGGTCACTTTCATCTCCATGTTGGAGGAGCTGGAGGTCAAGCCGGGCAAGACCTCGGCCAAGGTGATCATCAACTCACGCACCGGTACGGTGGTGATCAACAGTCAGGTCAGGGTCTATCCGGCCGCGGTCTCCCACGGCAACCTGGTGGTCAGCATCAGTGAGGAGACGGCTGTCTCCCAACCCGGTCCATTCGCCAGGGCAGGGCAGACTGCGGTGGTACCCCAGAGCCAGGTGACGATTACCGAAGAGGGCAAGGATCATATGTTTCTGTTCAACCCCGGTGCATCCCTGGATGATGTGGTGCGCGCCGTCAATCAGGTGGGTGCAGCACCCAGTGACCTGGTAGCCATCCTCGAGGCCCTGAAAGAGGCCGGTGCCCTGCGAGCCGAACTGTTGGTGATCTGATGAATACCTCCGGCGCCGCCCTCTATCACGACTTTTCCGGACTCACGGCCCTCAAGCATCAGGCGCGTGATGATCAGGCGGGAACGGCAGAACAGGTAGCGCGACAGTTCGAATCCCTGTTCGTACAGATGATGGTCAAGCAGATGCGCCAGGCCAGCTTCGGCAACGGTCTGTTCGAGAGCAAGCAGAGCGAGTTCGTAAGGGATATGTATGACCAGCAACTCTCGGTCCACCTCTCTGAACAGCGCGGCCTGGGCATGGCGCAGCTGCTGCGCAATCAGCTGGGGGTGGATGAAGCCGAGCAGTCTGAGCCGAATACCTCCCTGGAGTCATACTGGCTGCACCCATCGGCACTGGCAAGATCTCAGCTAGCGAATAGGGTGGAATCCAACAAGGGAGCGGCGGCAGTGCAGCCGTCGGCCGACATCGACTCACCGGAATCCTTTGTGGAGGCCCTCTGGTCGGCCGCCGACAGTGCCGCCAAGGAGCTGGGGTTGCCCACCGAGGCGCTGCTTGCCCAGGCGGCCCTGGAGACCGGCTGGGGTGGGCATGTGATGCAATCTGCGGATGGTAGAAGCAGCCACAACCTGTTTGGGATCAAGGCCGATCAGCGCTGGAGCGGTGACCGGGTAAGACAGGAGACCTTGGAGTTTGAACAGGATGTGGCGGTGCGCCGGCGTGAGTATTTCCGTACCTACGCTTCATTCGATGAGAGTTTCAGGGACTATGTGGCCTTTCTCAAACAGAATCCGCGCTACACGGAGGCCCTGCAAAGTACCCAGGATGCCGCGGAATACTTCAAGGCGCTGCAGGATGCGGGGTACGCCACCGACCCCGACTATGCGCAGAAGATAGTGCGGGTGATGCAGGGAACGGAGATGCAGACCGCCCTGAGCCGATTTAAGGGAATGGTCGAGCAGTCGATACAGAGTGAAACAGAGGCGATTTAAGTGAGCATACTATCCATCGGTGTCTCCGGGTTGATTGCCAATCGGCACGCCCTGGATACCACCGGACACAACATCTCGAATGTCAACACCGAGGGCTACAGCCGTCAGCGGATAGACTTTAACACCAGACAGCCGGATCTCAGCCCGGCAGGCTATATCGGTACCGGTGTCGAGAGCTCGGAAATCCAGCGCCAGTACGATACCTTCGTTGCCGGCCAGATGCGTACCAGCTTGACCGTCACCTCGGAATTGAGTGCCTATTATGAAGGCGCGCAACGACTCGATGATCTGGTGGCGGATCCGGATGCGGGTATTCAACCCACCATCCAGAACTTCTTCAATGCCCTGCAGGGACTGGCCGATGACCCCACCTCGATTCCGGCGCGTCAGCTGGTATTGACCGAGGCGGAATCGATGGCCGACCGTTTTCACTATTTCGAGCAGCAGTTCGAGAACAGCCGCACCACATTGAACAATCAGATCGGATTCAACGTGGGTGAGATCAACCGTGTGGCGCAAAACATCGCCGATATCAATGCGGATATCAAACTTGCCTACGGCAGTACCCCAAACGATCTGTTGGATCAGCGGGACCAGTTGGTCAACGAACTGTCGGAATTGGTGGATATCCAGGTCCTGCAGCAGAGCGACGGGGCCTACAATGTCTTCATCGGTAGGGGCCAGCCCCTGGTGATGGATACCAGTGCCGCCACCCTTGGCACCCAGCCATCCAGTCTCGATCCCACTCATATGGAGATCACCTTCAACTACTCATTTGGTACC comes from the Candidatus Thiodiazotropha sp. CDECU1 genome and includes:
- the flgM gene encoding flagellar biosynthesis anti-sigma factor FlgM; its protein translation is MAVEINSLSSSNLKGTGDSGLVTRSGLPGGKRSATSTTSRKDRFDMTGSAGKLLELEARIAAMPIVDAQKVEAVQKALATGSFTIDPQTAADKMLAMELSLP
- the flgA gene encoding flagellar basal body P-ring formation chaperone FlgA; translated protein: MLRKKVIIETLLAMLLFTATAISHGANGLHQSHDSIADAVKEYLLQSVAKQNSHAKIVITPLDHRLKLSQCDSPLQTFSPPGGSKMGRTSVGVRCESPAPWSLYVSAKVGLELPVVIATRDLARGQAITKADVKLEISDTTHLLRGYYESVDEIVGRTLKRTLRRGKVVTPSLLVVQKTVARGEQVTILAAAGSIEVRMQGKAMKNGNPGDLIPVMNVKSKKKLQARVISEGLVRVD
- a CDS encoding chemotaxis protein CheV; amino-acid sequence: MAGVLDNVDLRTKLAGQNRLELLLFRLQGRQVFGINVFKVKEVVQCPHLTELPGSNPVIRGVASLRGNNIPVMDLSNAIGGPRMEKATDYFIIITEYNRRQLAFLVGSVERIVNTHWEDILPPPKGLGRSSYMTAVTEIDDMLVEIIDVEKVLSEVLGIDEDLTQPVEETGADLSKLKILVVDDSMVARNQIKKVLNEIGIEAVLAKDGSEALNLLLKWSEEGNLNDWLAMVISDIEMPQMDGYSLVTAIRDNPKLSDLYVILHSSLSGVFNESMVKKVGADHFLAKFMPDELVSRVTERIKCLA
- a CDS encoding CheR family methyltransferase encodes the protein MYHRSASISPAEYESFKSFLQQACGILLGSGKEYLVSSRLNSIIKEAQVDSLGALMDLIRSPAHTRLKVKVIDAMTTNETFWFRDIGHYILLKETILPDLNQQRGGSIRIWSAACSSGQEPYNISMITQEFQTLKPSARPVQVVATDISSKMLDEARAGVYCGLAVERGLTQEQKNRFFLPKERCLEVKPEIKRRVSFSSLNLASSYHGLGKFDVIFCRNVLIYFSNELKRDIVDRMANALNPGGYLFLGSTESINQLTDRFEMKVGHGGISYRLKS
- the flgB gene encoding flagellar basal body rod protein FlgB — protein: MNFDDLFGIHERALVLRSQRAEVLAANLANADTPGYKARDFDFKALLNSEMNSSTRLRTTDNQHIQPESGPVPPSQLLYRTPMQPSLDGNTVDTEREHVAYSSNAVEYQASLSFINSKISGIRKAIKGE
- the flgC gene encoding flagellar basal body rod protein FlgC translates to MSLFKIFDTAASGMSAQSLRLNLVSSNMANADAVSSSLDQTYRSRQPVFQTLLDQSNPDAAASGVRMAGVVESQAPLVQEYAPDHPLANEEGYIFRPNVNMVEEMANMLSASRSYQGNVEVANSAKQLLLATLRMGQ
- a CDS encoding flagellar hook assembly protein FlgD, with protein sequence MTAITSQYDLYEDIGLTNNSIQEEKQQGQLGLEDFMQLLVTELTHQDPFKPMENSEMATQVSQFATVSGIDDLNSSFNELRAALTSDQALQAATLVGHDVLVESSVGALTSGEPLQGSVVLPSSATNVRVMITSQSGELVRELQLGTHEAGQVAFSWDGYDDAGDYVGDGLYQVSAIANVDDAEMAPSTLVSAEVESVNLGGSGGIQLNLSGLGQISMNDVAQIQ
- the flgE gene encoding flagellar hook protein FlgE; the encoded protein is MAFRIALSGLDAASTDLDVTGHNIANASTVGFKESRAEFADIYANSISDVSSSVPGRGVRVTRVAQQFAQGSTEFTSNNLDLAINGEGFFVMEDSAGDTTYTRAGAFSVDRDGNVVDHTGARVQIFPRIGTTGTLFNTGDTSDLNLPVVSGTPQATSDIDATLNLSAAEQPPVVTLDPTAPTFTFPPDPQSYNHSTATTIYDSLGTAHTTTMFYSKVADNQWNVFTFVDGVNVTVGGNAFADVQFTTAGALDTGVGDVDALGNVAIDTFNPGGGAADITTLTFDYSATTQFGSGFSVNELSQDGFTSGRLSGVDVDGTGVVFARFTNGQSEPLGKIAMARFSNNQGLRQIGDTSWAESFASGDVQLGEAGTSSFGLIQSGALENSNVDLAKQLVNLITAQRNFQANAQVITTADAVTQTVINIR
- a CDS encoding flagellar basal body rod protein FlgF; the protein is MDRMLYVAMSGAKETLIAQASNSNNLANVNTPGFMEDLNQFRSMPVFGQGYPTRVYALDERPNINFDKGSIQSTGNPLDLAVKGDGYFAVQVADGSEAYTRRGDLRVDANGLVTNGQGLPLIGNGGPIALPPYERLEIAPDGTITVLPEGATPEALAIIDRIKMVNPDAEQLIKGEDGLLRLQDGEEADADAATELVSGALESSNINVADSLVTMIELSRKFEMQVKMMKTAEDLDSASAKLMSMS
- the flgG gene encoding flagellar basal-body rod protein FlgG, encoding MYPALWIAKTGLDAQQTNMSVISNNLSNVNTTGFKRDRAVFNDLIYQNLRQVGAQSSENTELPSGLMVGTGVRVVATQKEHSQGNIVQTGNSLDVAIQGKGYFQVLHPDGNIVYTRDGTFSLTADGNIVTPNGYELQPAMTVPSNATSLTIGSDGVVSALVSGNNTPTQIGQVELAYFVNPQGLEPIGDNLYRETNASGGVSTAIPGTDSTGTLIQAALESSNVNVVEELVNMIETQRAYEMNSKAISTTDEMLSYVNQQL
- the flgH gene encoding flagellar basal body L-ring protein FlgH, whose amino-acid sequence is MDRFRNSILIMIMTLPLLAGCYSTTPTRDAAYAPIRPVMPPPAPRGNGAIYQAGYEQAWFEDIRARRVGDLLTVNLVESTQANKSATTSTAKSSSNSITNPTLFGQSMQFNVPGFVPVPNNKDVGLGFSLDSTHDFSGDGSATQSNALNGSITVSVIEVLPNNHLYVRGEKRIGINQGTEYVRLSGIVRPRDITPGNTVDSTRIADPTITYVGEGALADANSMGWLARFFNSVLSPF
- a CDS encoding flagellar basal body P-ring protein FlgI gives rise to the protein MNVIVHKVIIALSIFLLASQAVWAERIKDLASIQGVRTNQLIGYGLIVGLDGTGDKDTDSPYTINSLKNLLSQLGVQIPDGVNIKPKNVAAVIVHGDLPPFSKVGQKIDVTVSSLGNAKSLRGGTLLMTPLKGADGKNYALAQGNLVVGGLSAEGSDGSKLTVNIPSAGRIPNGATVEREVPNDFNQAALLTLNLNDGDFTTAMRVAESINLTIGPGTAKAVDATSIRVNAPIDPGQKVTFISMLEELEVKPGKTSAKVIINSRTGTVVINSQVRVYPAAVSHGNLVVSISEETAVSQPGPFARAGQTAVVPQSQVTITEEGKDHMFLFNPGASLDDVVRAVNQVGAAPSDLVAILEALKEAGALRAELLVI
- the flgJ gene encoding flagellar assembly peptidoglycan hydrolase FlgJ; translation: MNTSGAALYHDFSGLTALKHQARDDQAGTAEQVARQFESLFVQMMVKQMRQASFGNGLFESKQSEFVRDMYDQQLSVHLSEQRGLGMAQLLRNQLGVDEAEQSEPNTSLESYWLHPSALARSQLANRVESNKGAAAVQPSADIDSPESFVEALWSAADSAAKELGLPTEALLAQAALETGWGGHVMQSADGRSSHNLFGIKADQRWSGDRVRQETLEFEQDVAVRRREYFRTYASFDESFRDYVAFLKQNPRYTEALQSTQDAAEYFKALQDAGYATDPDYAQKIVRVMQGTEMQTALSRFKGMVEQSIQSETEAI